Proteins from one Daphnia pulicaria isolate SC F1-1A chromosome 3, SC_F0-13Bv2, whole genome shotgun sequence genomic window:
- the LOC124328814 gene encoding U-scoloptoxin(01)-Er1a-like, which yields MMRQVAVLLCVAFAVSLVYSLPALHRAKRWEEFPNVTLTFDCTDRPLGFYADQEFECMLFHMCDEDGRRIPYMCGSGTAFNQQYRICDWIHNFDCKEANKWFYLNELTYVTDPPKPIKA from the exons ATGATGCGTCAAGTTGCAGTTCTCCTTTGCGTGGCATTCG CCGTTTCGTTGGTCTACTCCCTGCCGGCCCTTCACCGc GCTAAACGCTGGGAGGAGTTTCCTAACGTGACACTCACTTTCGACTGCACCGACCGACCACTTGGATTCTACGCCGACCAGGAATTCGAGTGCATGTTGTTCCACATGTGCGACGAAGACGGCCGCCGTATCCCTTACATGTGCGGCTCTGGAACCGCCTTCAACCAGCAGTACCGCATCTGCGACTGGATCCACAACTTCGACTGCAAGGAAGCTAACAAGTG GTTTTACTTGAACGAGTTGACTTACGTCACGGATCCTCCCAAGCCAATCAAAGCTTAA
- the LOC124328812 gene encoding uncharacterized protein LOC124328812 isoform X1: MANASLCVGLVCIDIVAESERFPVEDTDHRIPNLSYRRGGNASNSCSVLSQLGMKTEFLGTLSNSIQLDFIQRDFAEHSVSIEHCPIFPDCEFPTSIVILNACNSTRTIMHHPTNLQELGVQHFTNLNLNNYSWIHFEGRSANVDNIKQMIKFVRENSKSIKISVEIEKTRTVLGELLPLGDVVFISKEFSQFSGFPTMKEAVKGFIGLSRPGCIVVCAWGSEGAAAGQNVDGTDVVKCQSASAPCRIIDTLGAGDTFNAAFIYSQINLWDWKKGLEFACQIAGCKIGLKGFLGLEQFKQTFLFEASDNDRYPDGAVRLRNPNIELMDQDILYHLALGSGSHDLQQMFGDVKFVCMGGTPKRMEQFANFIMDEIGYKLPAGTTLLDISQYSYRYSMYKVGPVLSISHGMGIPSVGILLHEVIKLMYHARVKDPVFFRLGTCGGIGLDGGQLVITDEAVDGMMRPFLELPVLGQLVQRPSKLDTELAKELQSLSTQDDPFETHVGRTMCTYDFYEGQGRLDGAFCDYTEKEKLEFLHKVHDNNILNMEMESLAFAALTHHAGIRAAVICVTLLNRLNGDQVASSKEVLNEWQNRPQAIVARYIKKHMGMTGPAPRPPPPGPKTVVNSKKLKFVREESQSYE; this comes from the exons ATGGCAAATGCATCACTCTGTGTTGGACTAGTATGTATTGATATTGTTGCCGAAAGTGAAAGATTTCCTGTAGAAGACACTGATCATAG GATTCCAAACCTTTCGTacagaagaggaggaaatgcGTCCAACTCATGCTCTGTTTTGTCTCAACTGGGAATGAAAACAGAGTTTTTAGGAACTCTTTCAAACTCAATACAACTGGATTTCATTCAAAGAGATTTTGCAGAACACTCAGTTTCAATTGAACACTGCCCTATTTTCCCTGATTGTGAGTTTCCAACATCCATTGTGATACTTAATGCCTGCAATAGTACCAGAACCATTATGCATCATCCAACGAATTTACAAGAGCTGGGTGTCCAACATTTCACCAATCTTAATCTAAACAATTATTCATGGATTCATTTTGAA gGAAGGAGTGCTAATGTCGAtaacataaaacaaatgattaaatttgtgcgggaAAATTCGAAATCTATAAAAATATCGGTTGAAATCGAAAAGACACGCACAGTTCTCGGTGAACTCCTCCCACTAGGagatgttgtttttatttcgaaaGAATTTTCTCAGTTTTCTGGCTTCCCTACCATGAAAGAAGCAGTAAAAGGATTTATCGGTTTGTCAAGACCAGG gTGCATTGTCGTGTGTGCCTGGGGGTCAGAAGGAGCGGCTGCAGGACAAAATGTTGATGGGACAGATGTGGTGAAGTGTCAAAGTGCTTCTGCGCCTTGTCGTATCATCGATACCCTTGGAGCTGGGGATACATTCAACGCCGCATTCATCTATAGCCAAATTAACCTGTGGGACTGGAAAAAAGGGCTTGAATTCGCTTGCCAAATTGCCGGTTGCAAAATTGGTTTAAAAGGATTTCTAGGACTCGAACAATTCAAGCAGACCTTTTTATTTGAGGCCTCAGACAATGACAG GTATCCCGATGGGGCTGTTCGCCTTCGTAATCCCAATATTGAGCTGATGGACCAGGACATTCTTTATCATTTGGCATTGGGGAGCGGAAGC CATGACCTCCAGCAAATGTTTGGCGACGTTAAG TTTGTGTGCATGGGGGGTACTCCGAAGCGCATGGAGCAGTTTGCTAACTTTATTATGGATGAGATCGGTTACAAATTGCCAGCCGGAACAACTCTGCTGGACATTTCCCAATATTCCTACCGATATTCGATGTACAAAGTCGGACCGGTTCTCTCCATCAGC CATGGAATGGGCATTCCGTCAGTTGGAATTCTACTTCACGAAGTCATTAAACTAATGTACCACGCTCGAGTTAAAGATCCCGTCTTCTTCCGTCTGGGAACATGTGGCGGTATTGGCTTGGATGGCGGACAACTGGTAATCACGGACGAAGCCGTGGATGGCATGATGAGACCATTCCTCGAATTG CCAGTTTTAGGGCAATTGGTCCAACGACCATCCAAGCTCGACACAGAACTGGCCAAAGAATTGCAGTCTCTTTCTACTCAAGACGATCCCTTTGAGACGCACGTTGGTCGAACTATGTGCACTTATGATTTCTATGAAG GACAGGGACGTCTAGATGGAGCATTCTGTGACTACACTGAAAAGGAAAAGCTGGAATTCTTGCACAAGGTTCATGACAATAACATTCTCAACATGGAAATGGAATCCTTGGCCTTTGCAGCGCTGACCCACCATGCAGGAATCCGTGCGGCAGTCATCTGTGTCACACTGCTCAACCGCCTTAATGGTGACCAG GTGGCTTCGAGCAAGGAAGTCTTGAACGAGTGGCAAAACAGACCTCAGGCCATCGTCGCTCGATACATCAAAAAGCACATGGGCATGACAGGCCCAGCTCCGCGTCCTCCTCCACCCGGGCCCAAAACGGTTGTCAACTCAAAGAAACTCAAATTCGTCCGCGAGGAATCTCAAAGCTACGAATAG
- the LOC124328812 gene encoding uridine phosphorylase 1-like isoform X2, with protein sequence MPCNSEDFPVPCDRCMDKLPEGETPEGEKTNAEVKSCCYVRYPDGAVRLRNPNIELMDQDILYHLALGSGSHDLQQMFGDVKFVCMGGTPKRMEQFANFIMDEIGYKLPAGTTLLDISQYSYRYSMYKVGPVLSISHGMGIPSVGILLHEVIKLMYHARVKDPVFFRLGTCGGIGLDGGQLVITDEAVDGMMRPFLELPVLGQLVQRPSKLDTELAKELQSLSTQDDPFETHVGRTMCTYDFYEGQGRLDGAFCDYTEKEKLEFLHKVHDNNILNMEMESLAFAALTHHAGIRAAVICVTLLNRLNGDQVASSKEVLNEWQNRPQAIVARYIKKHMGMTGPAPRPPPPGPKTVVNSKKLKFVREESQSYE encoded by the exons ATGCCTTGCAATTCGGAAGATTTTCCCGTCCCCTGCGATCGCTGTATGGATAAATTGCCGGAAGGCGAAACACCGGAAGGCGAAAAGACCAATGCCGAAGTGAAAAGTTGTTGCTATGTCAG GTATCCCGATGGGGCTGTTCGCCTTCGTAATCCCAATATTGAGCTGATGGACCAGGACATTCTTTATCATTTGGCATTGGGGAGCGGAAGC CATGACCTCCAGCAAATGTTTGGCGACGTTAAG TTTGTGTGCATGGGGGGTACTCCGAAGCGCATGGAGCAGTTTGCTAACTTTATTATGGATGAGATCGGTTACAAATTGCCAGCCGGAACAACTCTGCTGGACATTTCCCAATATTCCTACCGATATTCGATGTACAAAGTCGGACCGGTTCTCTCCATCAGC CATGGAATGGGCATTCCGTCAGTTGGAATTCTACTTCACGAAGTCATTAAACTAATGTACCACGCTCGAGTTAAAGATCCCGTCTTCTTCCGTCTGGGAACATGTGGCGGTATTGGCTTGGATGGCGGACAACTGGTAATCACGGACGAAGCCGTGGATGGCATGATGAGACCATTCCTCGAATTG CCAGTTTTAGGGCAATTGGTCCAACGACCATCCAAGCTCGACACAGAACTGGCCAAAGAATTGCAGTCTCTTTCTACTCAAGACGATCCCTTTGAGACGCACGTTGGTCGAACTATGTGCACTTATGATTTCTATGAAG GACAGGGACGTCTAGATGGAGCATTCTGTGACTACACTGAAAAGGAAAAGCTGGAATTCTTGCACAAGGTTCATGACAATAACATTCTCAACATGGAAATGGAATCCTTGGCCTTTGCAGCGCTGACCCACCATGCAGGAATCCGTGCGGCAGTCATCTGTGTCACACTGCTCAACCGCCTTAATGGTGACCAG GTGGCTTCGAGCAAGGAAGTCTTGAACGAGTGGCAAAACAGACCTCAGGCCATCGTCGCTCGATACATCAAAAAGCACATGGGCATGACAGGCCCAGCTCCGCGTCCTCCTCCACCCGGGCCCAAAACGGTTGTCAACTCAAAGAAACTCAAATTCGTCCGCGAGGAATCTCAAAGCTACGAATAG
- the LOC124328813 gene encoding uncharacterized protein LOC124328813 produces the protein MDGRNVFAFFLFLIAMSIMCTAKGDPQRDDHGSRRPPQPFITTQSQPTIQVLGIPIVSALNLAGGIVGGVLSATRLTEPSFAPFSCIGRIPGYYADITTNCKNYYTCTPRGRQFYYRCGEHTIFNQLYLTCDHRRNYDCRRALQDYSVNERYRPFRTRG, from the exons ATGGATGGCCGGAATGTATTcgctttcttcttgtttctaattG CGATGTCCATAATGTGTACTGCTAAAGGCGATCCTCAACGAGATGATCATGGGTCACGTCGTCCGCCTCAACCATTTATAACTACTCAATCTCAGCCTACGATTCAAGTCCTTGGAATTCCCATCGTGTCGGCTCTCAACCTTGCTGGCGGAATAGTTGGAGGTGTTCTATCTGCCACTAGACTGACGGAACCGTCGTTTGCCCCATTTTCTTGCATCGGTCGAATACCTGGATACTACGCTGATATCACCACAAACTGCAAG aacTACTATACTTG CACACCTCGTGGACGTCAGTTCTATTACCGTTGCGGAGAACACACTATTTTTAATCAACTATATTTAACCTGTGATCATAG ACGCAACTACGACTGCCGGCGAGCTCTTCAAGACTACAGTGTCAACGAGCGATATCGTCCCTTTCGTACTCGCGGTTAA
- the LOC124329431 gene encoding 5'-3' exoribonuclease 2-like gives MGGSRNTTSTAYQSAWSNCGDWCVREETNPMSPPIAKVLDFLSSLVSAEKSVQNDKRPSLYALVNFRTLKKRPPDSSFSTEPTTRKKPRLDSRTVTLTVEPQADPSNREIFDYELDERQADSSSSNRFVFKKRYYESKFGQPLTDEVLSHIIQEYAKGLGWILSYYFQGVPSWNWFYPYDYAPFAINLTEVSAFATHFDSGTQPVIPQLMSLLPPWSSTLVPLSWGNLMSDSNSTIAKFYPSVCKGSALPFLDEDLMKDAVKAVYDQLTDEEKERNPVGSDKLLVGQYHKGCTFLRRLLDGDQTLALQPKHFSGIYAIWRSICFKEVCST, from the exons ATGGGAGGGTCGCGCAACACCACATCAACTGCCTACCAGTCCGCGTGGAGTAATTGTGGTGATTGGTGTGTTCGAGAGGAGACCAATCCCATGTCACCTCCTATAGCGAAGGTACTAGATTTTCTTTCGTCGCTGGTTAGTGCCGAAAAAAGCGTACAGAACGATAAACGTCCATCGCTCTATGCTCTCGTCAACTTTAG aacCCTCAAAAAACGACCTCCTGATTCCTCTTTTAGTACTGAACCGACTACTAGAAAAAAACCTCGATTGGATAGTCGCACAGTTACTTTAACGGTTGAACCTCAGGCGGACCCGTCTAACCGCGAGATCTTCGACTATGAACTAGATGAAAGACAAGCTGATTCATCTTCTAGTAACAGATTTGTCTTCAAAAAGCGTTACTACGAGAGTAAGTTTGGGCAGCCACTAACCGATGAGGTACTATCCCACATCATTCAGGAGTACGCCAAAGGACTAGGCTGGATTTTGTCCTATTACTTTCAG GGTGTCCCATCTTGGAATTGGTTTTATCCATATGACTATGCCCCGTTCGCTATCAACTTAACTGAGGTTTCTGCATTTGCTACTCATTTTGATTCTGGGACTCAGCCGGtaat tCCGCAATTGATGAGTTTGTTACCTCCGTGGAGTTCAACGCTTGTTCCTTTGTCGTGGGGAAATTTGATGTCTGATTCg AATTCAACTATTGCCAAGTTCTATCCATCAGTGTGCAAGGGATCCGCCTTGCCGTTTCTCGACGAGGATTTGATGAAGGATGCCGTTAAGGCTGTTTATGACCAGTTGACCGATGAAGAGA aAGAGAGAAATCCAGTCGGAAGTGACAAATTACTTGTTGGGCAATACCATAAGGGCTGCACCTTTTTGCGTCGTTTACTAGATGGGGATCAGACTCTTGCATTGCAGCCCAAACATTTTTCTGGCATATATGCTATATGGAGAAGTATCTGCTTCAAAGAAGTGTGTTCGACCTGA